The Vicugna pacos chromosome 32, VicPac4, whole genome shotgun sequence genomic sequence GTGATCACACAGGTAAGACgggcctgccccaccccacccgtCCCTAACCGAAGGTGAGGTCTCGACACCAAGTGGGTACGTTACCAGCTTTGTTCTTCGCTAGTTTTTTGCTGCTCGCAGTTCCAGATCCATAGGTCACACCGTCAATGGTCACCGAGGCACCAAAAGGTTCACTTGGGTTCTCTTAAAATTAAAATCGCTATTTGAAAACACACTTGCCAAGACACCAAAAGCATACGTGCAAACACACAATCTGCTCACACTGACAGgcaaggtgggggcagggctgctgtTGGAAGGCAGAGGTCTGGGGTTCCCAAGGCACTGAGCTGGGGCTAAGGGACAGTCAGCAGGCAGAGAACAAACCAGGAAATGGACAAACAGGGGCCCTGGGATAGTAAGCTGGAGGGGAGACAGGAGGCCAGAGGCAGAGCCACCAGGGAAGGGATCAAGCTCTGGGAAAGACGGGCAGACGGAGGACTGTGAGAGGCGGGAACCAAAGACACAGGAGAAAGGAGTGATGCCAAGGTCCTGGCTTCCCAGGGGAGAAAACCCGGTCCTCCTGGAGGAGCAAGGAAGGTAGCCACGGGGGAGGCTGGTGGGAGGTGCAGGCCTGCAGCTCTTCATCCACCTGGGTCCTCGGGAGGCGCGGTGGCCAGGGAGGGACaagaggaaggtggggagggggtgtggagagTAGGACGGTCACCCTTGGACAGGGCATGTCCCTCCTCGACCTCACCCTCATTTCTGTCCCAGCAGACGGGGCGGACAGTCAGCTCCTGCCTCCCCCGTGACCAAGGTGACAGGCTTGACTCTTCAGGATGAGACGGAAAGGCACTCACCACATTCAAAGAAGTTGTACACAGGGCGGACCTTGAGCACTCGCTGCATGTACTCGTGCAGAATGCAGACCTCAGACTTTCCGTTGGGGTTAATGACAAACTCTGCAAcaagaggggctgcctcagctgCGGCATGTGACTGCGGCAAGCCAGCCCTCGGCCCCGCCACGCCCTGCTTCTGCGGGTGAGAACCTGGCGCACATGCAGGGCAGACGGGCTGTGAACAGACACAGCCCCCGCCAGGCACCAGTCCCAAGAACGTCGGGTGAAGAGAACGCCAGCAGGACCGGTCCGACCTGAGAATCCCCCAGCCCGGCTCACCTTTCTTCGTGGGTGCATCCTGCACAGACAGAGTGATGAGCTTCTGGTTGGCCGGCAGGATGGGCCTCTCTGACTCGGCCTGTTTTCGCTTCATTTCTCGATTGAACTGCCGACGCTCAGCCCACGTCCTGAATTTCTTCACGGTAACTTGCTCGAAGTCAAAGCGTTTCTCTAGGTAGTTCCGAAATTCCTCGAGGTCTGCAGAGATTCACCAGAGACCAGAGTCACTGATTCCCAGCCTGAGAGTCTTGTCCTCTGCCCGGCAAGCAGGACTGGTCCTGGCCGCATGATGCCCCTGCCCTTTCCTCCCCAAGGAGGGAGGCCAGGAATCAGGCCCCTTCCCTCTGCCAGCTCAAATGATCCAGGCAGGTCCCCACGGACAACTTTCTGGGACATCCTTTCATCTTATTCAAAGCAAGAACAAGAATACAAAAATAAGCAAGCAAAAAAGCTTAAAACAGCAGCAGTGGTGACAGCAGCCTCACAAACTGTCCTCCCTCTAAAATGGGCACCGGACGCCCTGCAGCAGCCGAGGCACCGTAAGTCCCCAGtgctcccaggcctggccccgcCTCTCCCTACAGGCCTGGCTTGGCCCGGTCTCTGCCAtgtcccctcctcctcaccccattTAGGGAGGACCACAGCGTTCCCATCAGCTTCACCCAGGACCTGCCTGTGTCCCACCATGCCAGTGTGAGCCCTGCGGCGGCCCCACAAGCAGCAGTGGAAGGGGGTGTGGCAATCAACATGGGCCACGTAACACGCTTAATAAATATGAACCGAAACCACAAGTTTCTTTATCCATGAGTGCAGAGAAGCAAGTCTGGAAACAAGTGCACAAGGTGAGAGGTGGGAGGCAGGTGTTTCCAGAAAGACAGGAGCACCCTCAGTGTTCCGTGTGAGGAAGCACACTGCTCAGTGATCTCACAGGGAGGCCCCTCCCAGCTGTGACAGCCCTCTCCTCAGGGGCCTCCTTCCACCCCTCAGGGGCCGACCTACCCTTCCTCACATACAAGAGTTACAAGACAGGCCAGGCAGCAGCCCAGACAACCAGGAATCCTGAGGACACACAGCACTCCTGACAGAGGAGCAGCAGGTGGGCTGAGTCAGTGAGCCACCAGGAGGACACGCGGAGAGGGGACACCACACACCCAGAGCGTGGCCCTAGGTCTGGGAAGGCAGCACCCATGCCACACAGCGCAGACCCGACGCTGAGCACGCCAGATGTAGCCCCAGAAAAGCAGGACTTCAAGAAAGATGGAGGCCGTGGCCAGAGGAAAAGGCCGTATCTTCGGCATCACGGCCACACAGGCCTGCAGGGCCAGACAGGCCACCGCCGTCCCGACGTTCACTCTGCAAACTTACCGACTGACTCATCTTTGCACACTTCCACCTTGGCCTtcacctgccccagggccccaggggcGGCCTCGGCCCCCAGTGCGTCTTTCTCATCTGGGGGCCCCGAGTCGGCCCCCAAGGAGTCGGGCTCCTCCGGTGGGGGCTCCAGCTCCGCAGACCGGCTTGGGGGCTTGGCCGGGGACACCTCCCCACCGGACGCGAGCTCactgctctgctccctctcctcGTTGTCCTTCATTTTCTTGTAATGCAGGCAGGGGATGCTACTCAGAGGAGGGTCGTGTTTCTGTGGACAGTGAAGTTGCAACACCCATCACAAGCCCAGCCCCGGAGGTCTGCCCGTCCGACGTCTTTCACCTGACTCTGCTGGGCTGCACCGCAGCGTGTGCAGGTGTGCACGCTCCTCCTGCAAACCTACGAGACTAAGTGCACAGCCGCTACGTCCCCTACCCGTATGCTTCCCGTTCCCAAGAAGTACGGCCTGGACCAGGTGACCACCCGCGACTCTCGGTGCAGGTACACAGGGACTCCGGAGTTATGGAACGTCATGATCCACCCATCGGGCAACGGCTCTGTCGGGGGGCGGCCACGACCTGCACGAAGGACAGGAACACCAACCATCACCTAAACACCATCAGGAGGTTTTCTAAGTCATGACACGCGACAGACAGCAGCAGTGAGGTCGATCAAACGTTAAAAGAGGACCCCTAAGAGGCAGGAGTAGGGGAACTGCGCCCTCCCCTGGGCAGAGCCTGTCCCTGCCAAGCCTCCACGAGGCACCTCCCATGTGCACAACCGTGCTGTCTGCCATCTGTGTGTGACTTAGACTCTAGTCCCTCCTGCAGCAGGAAGCCGTCCGTCCTGCTCACTGCTGTACCCCCCGCCTAGAACAGGGCATACACACCAAGGAGCCCAGAACAGGGTTCTGCAAGGCACGGCCTCACCTTGGCTCTGCCTTCACAGCTGTCGAGGACCACGGACACTGGGCCCTCTGCCTGCTCGCCTCGCCATGGTCAGAGGCactgcaggggctggggaggcttTGCTAATAACTGCATGTCGGTGGACCACTGCTCCATGACCAGGTGGCAACACTTCCACCAGCGCACAAAGCACCACTTCAAATTCACCACCTTCTAAGTCAGTGTAAGACACCACTCTTGCCCTTTCCTGCTTCACAGTCATCAGACTCGTTATCCACCTGACATCCGCCACGGACAGGCTTGGCTGCTGGGAACAGCCCATGGCAAAGATTTAACTAAAACTTAATTTTCTTACAGGTATCAGGAGCAAgttaaaaatttagaaacaaaagtaaaaaaccaAGTGAACTCTAAAAACATGTATTACATGGTGAAACAGCACCAGTGACTCTCGTGGAAAAGGGAGCAGTACTCCAGTGCCAGGCCAGCACCAGATGGACCTGGGTGTGGGGCGGCCCTGGGAGCTGTGCGAGGTTGGACAGCCGCGGACTGCCAGACACTCTCCCTCGGTGGGGCCTGGAGCCACCTCACACCTGCTCAATGCAAGGAGTCACAGTGTTGGCCCAGCCGCCAAAGAGCCTGTGTATGGCTCACACCGTAGGTGGGCGCAGTCCATGTGGCAGCTCCTGGGAGGATGGCAGGGCAGGCAGGCGAGGCAGAGGCTGTGGGAAAGGCACCTGCAGGCCTGGCCAGGCATCCCGCTGACCTGGGCACTGCTCAAGGTGGCTGTCTGCTCAGACAGCACTCCCAGAGGCCAAGGGACCAGAGCCCACTCGGACAGAGCCTGGCCCAGCACTGCCAACATGTCTGGCCCCCAGGTTGCTCCTGTCACACTCGCCACCTTCTGAGCCAAGTCCCATGTGTCTTCTCAGCCCCTTTCTAttgcctgcctgcccacctgaCACACCACCTGGACACTCACCGGCGCCTCCAGGCCAAGGCAGAAACCAACAAGGAACCTCTGACCTCGTCGCATCAGCGGGGGCTGCAGGGCACGGTACCCCCTCACCACCACCCGACCCCTCCACCTCTGTCCACGGAAGTGCACCACCCGTGCTGTGCACTGGAGCCAGGCTTTCAGACACGTCTGCTTCCAGTGGCTCCCTGACTCTCAGCACAGAAGCTAGCACCTGGACCCCACCCACCCCTACCCTTGGCTTCCACACCCctggctgcctcctccctggctCCTGGGTCCCTGACCCACCTTGGAAGGCCCCGCTATGCTGCACGACCTCAGCCCCTCTGGTCTCCATAGCACTCATGCCACCTGCTGCTGGGCTGTCCTGCGCCTGGACATGTGCTTATGTCTGGTCTGTCTCCCTTCAGCAGACCGGCCGACCCTGACCACTGCTTGGCACCCTGAGGGCTCTCAGGCCAGCACCCGCGCCACCGCAAACACTCCCCACTCTCTGACCCCACTTACTTTTGAGTACTGTTTTGATTTTGGTCATCATGGGCTGCACGCTCGTCTCTCCGTCTGACGGATGGTCACTGTCTGCCCCGTACCTCTCCTCCACCCGCCTCTTCTTGGGAGCGCAGAGGCCCTCTTCCAGTAGGGCGTCGACATCGTTGTCAAAGTCGTCCTGCAAAACATGCTGCTCAGACCCCAGCCCCCGTGCCCGCGCTCCTGCCCCACAGGCAAGCATCACAGGGAAACATCAGTGATGACACAGAACGGAAGTGCCCTGGGGGCCTAGGTGGGCCTCTATGGTGCGGGatcatctgaaaaacaaatggGGTGAAACCGACAGCTGAACCGCACTCAGGCGGTGCTCGCGCCACCAGGGAGCGCAGCCAGCAGCTCCTTCCAGCTCAGCTGGGACAAGGGCACGAGGCAGACCTGTCAGCCAGACTGTCATTAGCAAAGTTGGAAACCTGGACTCCTTACAGCTTTCTCTTCTCacatgggtgttttttttttcctctgcaacATCAGCTTTCAAAAGATACTGCGGGTCCCAAATACCTCTCTGGGTTTTGCTAAGAGGGCTCCAAAGTGGGGCCGCCAACATACCTCGTAGGAGAAATTCAAGGCCTCTTCGTCCACTCTGTCTCTCTGCACGATGGCTTTAGCCGTGAACCCGCCTGCTCCTTCTTCATCTAGCTCCAAATTCTCAGTAAAATCTTCTAACTCATCGAGCACTGCATACTCCACTCTCTTTTCCTGATCCAGCTCATTCTCCTCATCCTTCTTATCAGCACTCTCACCCCCTATGCCTACCCCGTTACCGACACTCCCGCCAAAGGGACAAGCATGCACGTCTCCACTGACAGGGCTAAGGGCCAGACCGCACTCCGCCCGCACGTCGCGCTCCGCTCCTGTGTACAGCACCTTCCTGTCCTTACTCCTGCAGCTCTCGGTAAAGCTCACGCTAATCTTTACATCCTTAAGCAACTTAAGGTCAGGGGAGAACTTCCGGACCGCAGGTGCGTGCCGGGCGGTGCGCGGGCTGTGGCCACTACAGTTCGGGTCTACGAGGAGGCGGGCCTTAGAGAAGGATCCTCTGGAGAGAAGAGACGCTCCGTAGAAGTTGAGCGGGTCCTCGGCAGGGGGTTCGGCCTGTCCATCACCACCAGAGCCAACGTCCATTACCTCTGCATCACTGGACGTTTGCAGGGGAGGTGGTGGAGACTGTTCACGGGGCAGCGCTTGGAGGGGGCAAGCTCGGTTCTCCATCACCGCTCCTCCTGCGGGCTCACGCGGGAGAGGAGAGGGACTCTCACATGTCTCCATAGTGAAAGTGGGTAAGACTACTTTAAAAGACCAGAGTTTTAAAAACCTTACATAAATCTACACAGCTAACATGCACAAGTCCGCCGAGACCCAGGCGCCGTCCTGCCCGCGCTGCACACGCTGGCGGCTTAGTCAAGCTGGCCACATTGCTCTTTTCATTAATGTAGACAGCTTTTAGAACCACTGCCTCAATTATTGGAAATCACAATGCACTCAGCTTAAATGACTGACGACTAAGCGAGCCTGTCTTCGTGCCCAAGGGGCACCTGTCttcctccacctgcaaagagaCGTAAAGACATCGTCACAAATGACAGAATCTTCTGCTTCCCTGGTACCAGGAGTTGAGTGCTATTCACAGCAGATTTAAAAAACTTGAAATAATACTGCCTAAGAGAACCTTTCAGGCTTCAAAACAAGCTAACTCTACTTTTCCTTCAGAACCTAAATCATAATTTAAACCCAAAGTTAAATACGTTACTTGTCCACTATAACTCCAACTTCAGAAGCACAAAAACAGTACTACCTTTAGACTCAAAAaggatttaaggaaaaaaaaactgcactaAGCTTCACCGCAGCACCCACTCAGTTTATTAGGTAGGCCAGCACGCAGTGCAAGGCCGCCCTTTCCAGAGCACACAGTTGGCGTGCGGCTTCCCTCCAGCCACCAGAGCGACACCGATCCACTCACCTGCTAGGGCCGGGTCAGTCAGAGGGCAAGCGTGGGACCCTCGGCTCAGCTCTGTGGCACTAGGGCCtcagaggcagggccaggggcTGTATTACCCCGGGACCCCAGggcacagggacagggacagtgATGCAGCGAGCTGGTTCAGTCCCaggagaggagggggcgggggctgtAGGGAAGAGGGCCTGGCCAGGGTTGGGGGACTACGGGAGACAGCTGAGGCCACGGCACAAGGGAGTCCTGGGGCAACAAGAAGTCACTGGGGTGAAGTGCCTCCCGTGCCACAGCTCAGTCCTCCCTATGGCTGCACCTGAGGCCAGAGGGCAAAGGGGTGAGAGAGGCTCTGGCAGCGGGCTGGCCCTCAAGAACAGCAGACACAGGACTGAGCGCACTGCTGACAGGTGGAGGCGGAGCAGGGACAAGAAAGAACGCAGGACAAGATTTCACCGCGGCTCCTACCCTCCCCCGTCCTCGCCGCTGCCCCTTCTCCCCTGGGGGACGCGCTGCAGTATTCAGGCAGGAGCCTGCAGAGGAGCGTGGACGGAGCCTCTGGGCAGACCTGGCCCGGATACAGGCGGCCAGAACGCATCAGCGACCGGGCcacaggagagggaaggcagaCCAAGAGGAAGGCTGAAGAGCCAACTCTGGGAAGTTCACTCCGGGGGAAGCATGACAAAAGGGGAGATGTGAGGCTGAGACGACAGGCCAGGGGCAGGCCAAACCCAGGTCTGCAGGAGGGCAAGGCATCAGAACGGAAGCACGTGCAGACACGCAGGAACATGCCATGCACACGGTTGTGGACACACATGCATGCCCACACCCATTTGTTGCAGACGGAACAGGAAACACGTTGAAGTTTACAATGAAGGGACAGAGTGTCTGGTTACTTTCAAGGGGACACCACACAAAAATCAGAGACCTGTTTACATTTAGTTAATTAATCCAACAAATATTTGCAGACCACCTACTCTGACAGGGGCATTACCATGAACAAGAGGACGACCACAGATCTGTCCCTCTATTTCCTAGATTCTAAGGTGCCCTTCCATTTCTGAATTCGTGGGAATTTAGCACAATGCCTCCCTCACAGGTATGTGTCTCAGGGGTGTTCAGGATGAAGGAAACACGGCACACAGGTGATGACAGGCTCAGAGCCACAGTGGACACTGGGGAGGCGACAGCCAGCCAGACATGGCAAACACCAAGTGGAGTAAGGCCAGTCTCCTGGCAACCAAGAAAGGTCACTTCAGAGGAGGTCAGATAAATCGGCATGCCCAGCACTACAGAACACACATACAACCAGAACTAAATCCCCCGGAACCGGACAGGTCTGCAAAGACCTGAGCAAGAGCCAGTCCGTGATTCTGGGAGCTGAAGAGGCTACACTGAAGATGTGAGGAGACGGGGGCATGGGAGCCATGCGGTGCAGGATGGGGACGCCTGCTACCCTGTTCAAAGGCTAAGCAGCAGCCAGAGTCAAAGCAGGATGCCCAAGTGAAATGATAACTGATGAAGGGAGACCTTGAAGGGGTGCACAGAGCAGGGTCCCAGAGCTGTGGAGAGAGGGTCTCTGGAGCTGAGGGGAGCCTCCCCAGCCCCAAGGGAGCATCTCCCAGCTGAGGACTCCTCGGTGGAAAGGGCTGCCCTGGGCAGGCTCCTTACCGCTCCTTTGTGGGCTTTCCCTCCTCATCAACGCCTTCCATGTGGTACACACCACTCTACATGCTGAGGACATGAGAGAGACAAAGTCTCTGGCCACAGAGCTCACGTTTTCACGGGAGAGATGGACAAGTAACAACTAAGAAAAGTTGAGACCCGTTCAAGAGGAAACAAAGCAAGGAAAGGGTGGGCAGTGAAGGCCTGGTGGTCAGCCTCCACCTGAGGGCAGAGGACAGGGCCAGGTGGGCAGTGGGGTTTGGTGGGGAGCATCCTAGGCAACACAAAGAGCAAAGGCTCCAGAGTAGGAGCACAGGGTGGCAGGTGAGAGCACTATGctgagcagggagaggggaggccacGTCAGTGAGGGCAGGTGAGACCAGGACCCTGGCTCTTATCGTGATGGAGATGGACCACTGGGCAGGAGGGTCCAGGCAGTGAAGCCACGTGATCCAAGGTCTGCAGTGGCAGCCAGCCCTCAGCCAGGCCCTGTTCTCAGCGCTTTATGCACTGTCACTCACCAGTTCTCACACAGCACTAAaaaaggttaagcaacttgctcaaggtcgCACAGCTGGAAAGCAGTGGGGATGCTTTACCCCTCAGGCAGGCTGGGTGCAGTCTGTACTGCCTTGGTTTTACAGTATTGCAGTTTTAAAAAACCACTATGTGTCCAAAAATACTATAGGTGGGTGGAAGGCAGGAGAGGCAAAGGCCAGAGCAAAGGAAAGGGGCTCACCAGGCAGCCTGGGCCAGCACATGAAGCTGGAGGTGGTGAGGAACTGTCCTGAGGGCTGCATGGAGACCTACGAGAGGACCCAGGTGACTGCAGACTCAAGGACAGAATGTTCATGCGCCAAGGTGGTGAGGGCAGCACCAGGTGAGTGGATATAGGAGTCTAGGTTTGGGCAAGGCTACTTGGCATCAGAGTAACCATGGAGATGTGGGAGAGTCAGTGAGAACCAGGAGGCTGCAGCTCAGAAgggaggccagggctgggggtgcaGGTGCAGATGTCAAGGAGAGCGTGCATTAAAGCCAAGATCCCCAATGGCAGCTCCAACAAGAGGCCAAGATCGGGCAAACCAGTCAGGTCCACTTCCCTAATCCCAAGGTCACAGTTTGATTATACAATCCCCCGGGAGGTGCCCTGCAGATTGCCTGGCCATAAAGGGTTCAGAGGGTGGCTCTCCCGCCCTCGGTCTCACTACTGCTTCAGCTGACTGAACACAGGATGCAAACCTTGCTTGCCAAGTGGACCACAAGCCAGCAGCAAACTCACAGCAGGCGCCCTGgatccctggcacagagtaaaaCCCACATGGTTGGACAGCACCCTTCATTGAGGTCCGCTCGCTGGGTGGCTCGGAGGCGCCGTCTGTGATGGTCCAGTGCTGTGGCTGCTTGCTGCCTTTTGGACAAGCCTCTCGCGCTGCAGCCCCCCGCCCAACCCAGCGGCAGTATGACCTCATCCACTCCTTTTGTCATCCTCCGAAGGCCTCACATTCTGCACTCACAGGCAGCACTGACGACTGGTCATTCACTCCCTTTGGTGAGCGAACGCCTGCGGCAAGGTTTGGCCCCCTCTACCCGCAGCTCGTGACTGGGAGCCCAGGCTGCGGCTGCGAACAGGATCCCCGCCTAGTGGTTGGCCTGCCACGGTCACCAGCCTAGACTGGACTGCCGTGTACCAGGTAACAAGGAACATGCAAGCATGCAGAACCACAAATTGTGTTCCTACCCTGAGCAACCCAAGTCCACCGGACGACACCTGACAGGTATCACTGTCAACAGGTTGCCAccttccatttatttctgtttcGGTCATTGTTAGACAAAAGCACATCCAGACCATATAGTGATGCTCAGTCGTGAGCATTTGGTGGAGATGACTGGGGCCACTTCTCAGATTTCCCGAACTATGTTACTCTGGGCAGCACCGCCCCTATCCGTCCCTTTTCCGCCTGAGAACCATCTACGGCTTCGGGCCCACGGGGCGAGGGGCCTGCTGACACCTGGGTGTTCGCCCAAGCGGAGAGCCGCCAGCGCGGCGACCCacggcccccgccccgccccctgcggGACCTCCGCCCCGCGCTCCGGGGCCCTCGGCCATGATGCTTCACAAAGGCCGGGATTCCGCGTGGCCCGGCCGGCCCGCGCCCTCCCACCCGCCGTCCGGCCCGCGGCCTCGgtccgggagggagggaggggaagggcgcGCCTCCCGGAGGCCGCAGCGCTGCccacccgcccgcccgcccggccgcGGGGCGCCCCTCGCGCCCCGCACCTACCTCCGGCGCCCGCGGCCCGCCGAGCTGCCCGCAGCCCGACCGCGGCGGAGACCCTCAaggcccggccgccgccgccatcCAGAAGGGCCGCGCGGGCGCTCTCCGGTCGGCGGGACCCGCCTGCCGCGCGGGGCGAGCGGAGGGTGGGCCTTGGCGCGCGCGGCCAATCCTGCGCGCGGCCGTCCCGCATTGGGGGAGCCGCGGAGCGGGCTGCGGAGGCCGCCAATCGGCGGCGCGCGGCGCTCGCGGCCACGGCGCGCGGCCCAATGGAGAGGCCGCGCGGGCGGGACCAGGCGCTGAGGCCGCGGCCGCGCTAACGGTCGCCGCCTGGGCGGGGCTCGCCGCGCGGAGGGCGGCGGCCGCGGGGGACGCCGGGAACGGGGAGCGCGGGGGACGCCGGGAACGGGGAGCGCGGGGGAAGCCGGGACCCGGGATCGGAGGGCCAGTCTACGGGGTGGGCAGTGCGGACGGTGCGGACGAGGCCGCGCACACACGGGCGTAACATATTCCGTTTCAAAGCATTAAACATAaccattggggaaaaaaagagcgcGCAACTGTCTGGCACTTTTCTGTTCGCTGATCCTGCGCGAGAAGCCTCCGCCAAGGGCCTGAGCAAGTGAAGAAGGGACGTCTGTGGGACCCAGCTCCGAGGAAAGACGGAAACGAAAGTCTTCCGTCAGCGGCGGGCACAGGGCCTGCTGCAGACAGACGTCCCGGACGCTACTCAGAGtggacagaaaaggagaaacGGGCGGGGTTTTGTTAGTTTTGCAGAGTTTCTCCCTCAAGACACTAACTGCAAAGGGAAGGTGGTTAACTCTGCAGGAAATAACCCGAGGGTAACCTTAACCAAGTGACCAAGATCACCAGCAAAGGCGCACATATCCAAGCATCAGCTCGTACACTTAAAAGACGAATACCGCATTGTGTGTCAGTGatacctccaaaaaaattaaggaaaaaggcGCCAGTAAAGGGACATTTCGAGGACCCTGAGGAGGACATTATCACTTGTGGGGACTAAAGCCCAAAAGGCAAAGTGTGAATCTAATCATGAAGGAAGACCAGGCACACCCACGTGAAAGCCTTTCTACCCACAAAAGTGTCAAGATCATTCAAGTCAAAGACAAAACGAGGAGCCCTCTTGGACGGAAGGGGACACAACCAAGTGCCACCTGGCATCCAGACCCCAGACTGGGTTTGAGCTCAGACAAGGATGTTAGCGGGATAGTTGATGAAATTCAGAAAAGATGTGAAGGTTAGTTACTAGTATTGAGTCAATGCTAATTTCCTGATTGTAATCATTTTACTGTGGTTAGGTAAGGTTTTAAGGTTGGGAGGAACTGGGTGAAGGATATTTGATTCTTTGTTCCATTTTTCCAAGTTTGTAGCAAGTTGAAATCATTTCCCAATGAAAAGGTTAAAGAAAGGCGGGGGAGGGGATGCTGCCTGTGGTGGAGGTATACCAAGGTGGAGGTATacccaagcccttccctccctgcctgccctctgcttgccAGGCTGCACCAGGAGTCAGCCCCAGGCACCCCACAGTGGTCATCGAGTCCTGTGAGGGTCCAGCTTCTAGACCCCACCAGCTGCTGGCCTTGCCCAATGCATGGAAACCCTGACACAAGACACTACAACCAGCTTCCACTTGGCTTGGCACCAACTGGGTGACGGACAAGGACTGTACCACGGGACCTCCCCACCGTCCCCACCTGGCTCCAGCCTCAGAGTTACAAAGATTGACACCTGGAAGCTGGAACTCCAGCCCAGGCTGGGGTAGGACCCCTCTAGATTGCTATGTTTCCACCTCAGCCTGGCTCACCCGTGAGCTAGGTCTCTGCTGAAGCCTGGATGATGCCACCTGCTAGCAGCTGAGACCAGAGCCGGGTGTTGGCAGGGTCTCTGCAGACAGGCCCGAAGCTGAGGCCAGGCTGTATTCCTGGGCTGGTTGCGTGTACTCACAGACTTGGGTCTGTGTCAGCCAGCCCCACACCTTCAGCTTCCTTGCAGCCATCGTGGAGCCAGAGAGCAAAAGCAGCTCATCTGGGAAGGGGCAGAGTCCCCATCTGCCCAGAAGAGACCCACATTAGGGAGTCAGGGATCGGATGCACCTGGTGACAAGCAGAGACCTTCCTGTGTGGCATGTCAAAGGCACTTTCAGAAATACCAGCTTCCCTGGGTCCCCAAACCTGCTAACAGCACAGGCCTCACTTCCAGGCATTGGCCTAAGTAAATGGGGCTTCGGAAGGACCAGCACTGCCTTCCTTGGTCCAAACATCTACCTG encodes the following:
- the DGCR8 gene encoding microprocessor complex subunit DGCR8 isoform X1, coding for METCESPSPLPREPAGGAVMENRACPLQALPREQSPPPPLQTSSDAEVMDVGSGGDGQAEPPAEDPLNFYGASLLSRGSFSKARLLVDPNCSGHSPRTARHAPAVRKFSPDLKLLKDVKISVSFTESCRSKDRKVLYTGAERDVRAECGLALSPVSGDVHACPFGGSVGNGVGIGGESADKKDEENELDQEKRVEYAVLDELEDFTENLELDEEGAGGFTAKAIVQRDRVDEEALNFSYEDDFDNDVDALLEEGLCAPKKRRVEERYGADSDHPSDGETSVQPMMTKIKTVLKSRGRPPTEPLPDGWIMTFHNSGVPVYLHRESRVVTWSRPYFLGTGSIRKHDPPLSSIPCLHYKKMKDNEEREQSSELASGGEVSPAKPPSRSAELEPPPEEPDSLGADSGPPDEKDALGAEAAPGALGQVKAKVEVCKDESVDLEEFRNYLEKRFDFEQVTVKKFRTWAERRQFNREMKRKQAESERPILPANQKLITLSVQDAPTKKEFVINPNGKSEVCILHEYMQRVLKVRPVYNFFECENPSEPFGASVTIDGVTYGSGTASSKKLAKNKAARATLEILIPDFVKQTSEEKPKDSEELEYFNHISIEDSRVYELTSKAGLLSPYQILHECLKRNHGMGDTSIKFEVVPGKNQKSEYVMACGKHTVRGWCKNKRVGKQLASQKILQLLHPHVKNWGSLLRMYGRESSKMVKQETSDKSVIELQQFARKNKPNLHILSKLQEEMRRLAEEREETRKKPKMSIVASAQPGGEPLCTVDV
- the DGCR8 gene encoding microprocessor complex subunit DGCR8 isoform X2; the protein is MENRACPLQALPREQSPPPPLQTSSDAEVMDVGSGGDGQAEPPAEDPLNFYGASLLSRGSFSKARLLVDPNCSGHSPRTARHAPAVRKFSPDLKLLKDVKISVSFTESCRSKDRKVLYTGAERDVRAECGLALSPVSGDVHACPFGGSVGNGVGIGGESADKKDEENELDQEKRVEYAVLDELEDFTENLELDEEGAGGFTAKAIVQRDRVDEEALNFSYEDDFDNDVDALLEEGLCAPKKRRVEERYGADSDHPSDGETSVQPMMTKIKTVLKSRGRPPTEPLPDGWIMTFHNSGVPVYLHRESRVVTWSRPYFLGTGSIRKHDPPLSSIPCLHYKKMKDNEEREQSSELASGGEVSPAKPPSRSAELEPPPEEPDSLGADSGPPDEKDALGAEAAPGALGQVKAKVEVCKDESVDLEEFRNYLEKRFDFEQVTVKKFRTWAERRQFNREMKRKQAESERPILPANQKLITLSVQDAPTKKEFVINPNGKSEVCILHEYMQRVLKVRPVYNFFECENPSEPFGASVTIDGVTYGSGTASSKKLAKNKAARATLEILIPDFVKQTSEEKPKDSEELEYFNHISIEDSRVYELTSKAGLLSPYQILHECLKRNHGMGDTSIKFEVVPGKNQKSEYVMACGKHTVRGWCKNKRVGKQLASQKILQLLHPHVKNWGSLLRMYGRESSKMVKQETSDKSVIELQQFARKNKPNLHILSKLQEEMRRLAEEREETRKKPKMSIVASAQPGGEPLCTVDV
- the DGCR8 gene encoding microprocessor complex subunit DGCR8 isoform X3, yielding MMTKIKTVLKSRGRPPTEPLPDGWIMTFHNSGVPVYLHRESRVVTWSRPYFLGTGSIRKHDPPLSSIPCLHYKKMKDNEEREQSSELASGGEVSPAKPPSRSAELEPPPEEPDSLGADSGPPDEKDALGAEAAPGALGQVKAKVEVCKDESVDLEEFRNYLEKRFDFEQVTVKKFRTWAERRQFNREMKRKQAESERPILPANQKLITLSVQDAPTKKEFVINPNGKSEVCILHEYMQRVLKVRPVYNFFECENPSEPFGASVTIDGVTYGSGTASSKKLAKNKAARATLEILIPDFVKQTSEEKPKDSEELEYFNHISIEDSRVYELTSKAGLLSPYQILHECLKRNHGMGDTSIKFEVVPGKNQKSEYVMACGKHTVRGWCKNKRVGKQLASQKILQLLHPHVKNWGSLLRMYGRESSKMVKQETSDKSVIELQQFARKNKPNLHILSKLQEEMRRLAEEREETRKKPKMSIVASAQPGGEPLCTVDV